One region of Lathamus discolor isolate bLatDis1 chromosome 2, bLatDis1.hap1, whole genome shotgun sequence genomic DNA includes:
- the GALNT1 gene encoding polypeptide N-acetylgalactosaminyltransferase 1 isoform X2 — MLEEIVLVDDASERDFLKRPLENYVKKLKVPVHVIRMEQRSGLIRARLKGAAASKGQVITFLDAHCECTVGWLEPLLARIKADRRTVVCPIIDVISDDTFEYMAGSDMTYGGFNWKLNFRWYPVPQREMDRRKGDRTLPVRTPTMAGGLFSIDRDYFQEIGTYDAGMDIWGGENLEISFRIWQCGGTLEIVTCSHVGHVFRKATPYTFPGGTGQIINKNNRRLAEVWMDEFKNFFYIISPGVTKVDYGDISSRLGLRRKLQCKPFSWYLENVYPDSQIPRHYFSLGEIRNVETNQCLDNMARKENEKVGIFNCHGMGGNQVFSYTANKEIRTDDLCLDVSKLNGPVTMLKCHHLKGNQLWEYDPVKLTLLHVNSNQCLDKATEEDSQVPSIRDCNGSRSQQWLLRNVTLPEIF, encoded by the exons GTTCTGGATTGATTAGAGCCAGGTTAAAGGGggctgctgcttctaaaggCCAGGTCATCACCTTCTTAGATGCTCATTGTGAATGTACAGTAGGCTGGCTTGAACCTCTGCTGGCAAGGATCAAAGCTGACAG gaGAACAGTAGTGTGTCCGATCATTGATGTAATTAGCGATGACACCTTCGAATATATGGCAGGTTCTGACATGACCTATGGTGGATTCAACTGGAAGCTGAACTTTCGTTGGTATCCTGTTCCTCAGAGAGAGATGGATCGACGGAAAGGAGACAGAACTCTTCCTGTTAG GACACCTACAATGGCAGGAGGTCTTTTTTCAATAGACAGAGATTACTTTCAGGAAATTGGAACATATGATGCTGGAATGGATATTTGGGGTGGAGAAAACTTAGAAATTTCTTTCAGG ATCTGGCAGTGTGGCGGTACTTTGGAAATTGTAACTTGTTCACACGTCGGGCACGTGTTCAGAAAAGCAACACCGTACACATTTCCAGGAGGTACAGGGCAGATAATCAACAAAAATAACAGGCGGCTTGCAGAAGTCTGGATGGATGAGTTCAAAAACTTCTTTTACATCATTTCCCCAG GCGTTACTAAAGTTGACTATGGAGACATATCATCACGACTTGGCCTGAGACGCAAGCTCCAATGCAAGCCTTTCTCCTGGTACCTGGAGAATGTTTATCCTGATTCCCAAATTCCACGCCATTACTTTTCTCTGGGAGAG ATAAGAAACGTAGAGACAAATCAATGTCTGGATAACatggcaagaaaagaaaatgagaaagttgGAATCTTTAACTGCCATGGAATGGGTGGCAACCAG GTTTTCTCATATACTGCCAATAAAGAAATTCGAACAGATGATTTGTGTTTAGATGTGTCCAAACTTAATGGCCCAGTAACAATGCTCAAGTGCCACCATCTAAAAGGAAATCAGCTTTGGGAATATGATCCAGTG AAATTAACCCTGTTGCATGTGAACAGTAACCAGTGCCTGGACAAAGCCACCGAAGAAGACAGCCAGGTACCCAGCATCAGAGACTGCAACGGTAGCCGCTCCCAGCAGTGGCTGCTTCGCAATGTCACCCTTCCAGAAATATTCTGA